A window from Drosophila subobscura isolate 14011-0131.10 chromosome O, UCBerk_Dsub_1.0, whole genome shotgun sequence encodes these proteins:
- the LOC117897756 gene encoding pneumococcal serine-rich repeat protein isoform X3, whose translation MVDSVQCPVCTLYLHAGMNLSDHLETHPKEQVIKALVQMTIVGNTGMGNALAAAMLGNSSSSAAAAPGAGAADAGGSKDTVVAAVTATSASGADVKPVVVAASSSAGKPITAAATNAALQPPPLSSSSAAASSSVSSKLSNPPMKALKCAPPTTEARANNTSAPTTSSAMTAMYQPPLVTTEYRYTNQQQQQQQQPGFARGTSNATATATLVIPQVPQQHFLASSHTQQQQQQQQTQQSSMPVALTTAAPRQQQQQQQSVTLQSYGSSAGSCSSSSSSSTAGRASRQTNSPFGALLNAAAAAASSSPSSASAAAASVLRYAESPVAHYLERDNGDFIVQETPKHIVECVEKEDGEFSVIERIYQSPPSVLHIHDDDEDEDEDEDDDEDEENEATALDEHDHVEDGDDERDENSRCRNLTKTTKKSRKTKPKRTSKKSTRQHHSDEEFMSISSGCESDSEPETKMEVQAVVQAAAVPPLCTAPSTSSAAAAAASVAVPALADGHSNSTSNSNSNSNAKSKKNRITVLSDVPLNMNEYLDLMGNIVASSRIGTSRPFAAVAPIPLVKVEKEEPLDEYDNAEGADPMLLLEHKPSLEQSCGTTSVIRMASAMSAATEDFTQPPPMKVEVEATTLLPQRFSTPAQLRGPKKLVIKPKATATATATATTTAAAITKQKTDTPSSSSAEPPAATSISKPGATELIHIKSEITELPTSSILEKHLTTRKHSTVNDDDARVLLEFANSKQPSTLAGGSASSTTFVVNANSGFPSAGSVFASSSGVVGAQLKAGQAKPGEEYILPDNNLEVDEIVISSSSSYASSVAQVHPSLPASLQPPAAAASFNDFNFLYHQTTTTATASANCAYFTPFGRQQQQQQQQHTQHGVSDATNAATLASSSSNSSAMDHDSMNATFRVAKTQSLQSWYQPEQEHDPQHQSEAATAAGGAGAGASSSSQNHEGAQPTNFNAALAAVDCCSVAVDGDVKYLDLDACKREQLSSSSNLPSASASTSTTSSSFAGAATESSLVGGLNIRTDEKMPAKGEISEQESNCDIENSWSQSVYGDISQRYFRNQFTGGYNPDWRQDYYPLQDLSAQQREHKRFDFNAADEEASTSSRKSHLIDEPPAAGTASSTSSALLAGPPIASTSRAAAEAAEAAAATATALAQRKPHRRKLYRCPHCDAIFEKLKERNAHMIGEHNYVRQNRRLICTQPQQQMGAAMLPPPPSQQQQQQLLMHGVGLGIAGDEFVQEDSKDGIVKIKQEQCQDRPDVEQLETSPELLTDVKDSQLLGIGDGEADGDIKPPSQLDQKMTLPPLAMTTPAAKLAALYRMLISYNESKLGQERNNLNELEQKAMEKSIFLCYVCRTDFPSVKLYDAHLTEHPAECFTCGKKFYRWKNFSLHLKRHLGWKEFGCYVCDKKFVVRSALVEHMRMHTGQTPLKCKICGKKFKRYSNLTQHRKRHTKVMVRKKEYVCHCGEVLPSKARFLWHKETHDVKPKCCPYCCDRFVHANSLRRHIRLAHSDKFDYAEPMECPMCKQIFAKTSIKAHMATHSTDPQYDCAICNKSFSTKWNLKIHSWVHANRTAKPFKCEYCPKAFVRELDFKNHINAHKQIKPYTCEYCGCKFIRKYNYMRHRREHHGTKKFTCDQCDKSFHRHYYLIEHRRMHTGERPFTCTICGKSSTTKTNHNKHLKIHHSRDPFTVEV comes from the exons ATGGTTGACAGCGTGCAGTGCCCCGTGTGCACTTTGTATCTGCATGCGGGCATGAATCTCTCCGATCACTTGGAGACTCATCCCAAGGAGCAGGTCATCAAGGCGCTGGTGCAGATGACAATTGTGGGCAACACTGGCATGGGCAATGCCCTGGCGGCGGCCATGCTGGGCAACAgctcatcatcagcagcagcggcaccaggagcaggagctgcagatgCTGGTGGCTCCAAAGACACCGTCGTCGCCGCCGTCACGGCAACCTCTGCATCTGGCGCTGATGTCAAACCAGTTGTTGTGGCCGCCAGCTCATCGGCAGGCAAACccataacagcagcagccacaaatgcagccctgcagccgccgccactttcctcctcctccgccgcggcaagcagcagcgtcagcagcaaaTTGAGCAATCCACCGATGAAAGCACTGAAATGCGCACCGCCCACGACTGAGGCGCGAGCCAACAACACATCCGCACCCACCACAAGTAGCGCAATGACCGCAATGTACCAGCCACCGCTGGTCACCACGGAATATCGCTACActaatcagcagcaacaacagcagcagcagccgggcTTTGCGCGTGGTACCAGCAACGCGACAGCAACCGCCACACTGGTGATACCACaggtgccacagcagcacttTCTAGCCAGCAGCcatacgcagcagcagcagcagcagcagcagac acagcaatCATCGATGCCAGTGGCGCTGACAACAGCCGCacccagacagcagcagcaacagcagcaatcgGTGACATTGCAGTCGTACGGCTCGAGTGCCGgtagctgctcctcctcgtcctcctcctcgacggCGGGTCGAGCGAGTCGTCAGACCAACTCTCCCTTTGGCGCCTTGCTCaatgctgcggcggctgcggccaGCTCCTCGCCCTCATCCGcgtctgcagctgccgcttccGTGCTGCGCTATGCAGAGTCGCCAGTGGCGCATTATCTGGAGCGGGACAATGGTGACTTCATTGTCCAGGAGACGCCCAAGCACATTGTGGAGTGCGTGGAAAAGGAGGATGGGGAGTTCTCTGTCATCGAACGCATTTACCAGTCGCCACCGAGTGTGCTGCACAtacacgacgacgacgaggatgaggacgaagacgaggacgacgatgaggatgaggagaaCGAGGCGACAGCGCTGGACGAGCACGATCATGTGGAGGATGGCGACGATGAGCGGGACGAGAACAGCCGCTGCCGCAACTTGAccaaaacaacgaaaaagtCGCGCAAAACCAAGCCCAAGCGAACGTCCAAGAAATCCACGCGGCAACATCACTCGGACGAGGAGTTTatgagcatcagcagcggctgcgAGAGCGATTCAGAGCCGGAGACGAAGATGGAAGTGCAGGCAGTGgtgcaggcggcagcagttCCACCTCTGTGCACGGCTCCATCCACGAGCagtgcagcggcggcagcagcctcagTTGCAGTGCCTGCCCTGGCCGATGGCCACTCGAATTCCACTTCAAACTCGAACTCCAATTCGAATGCCAAGTCCAAGAAGAATCGCATCACGGTGCTCAGCGATGTGCCGCTGAACATGAACGAATATCTCGATCTGATGGGCAACATTGTGGCCTCCAGTCGCATCGGCACCTCGCGGCCATTCGCCGCCGTTGCGCCCATACCGCTGGTCAaggtggagaaggaggagccgCTGGATGAGTACGACAATGCGGAGGGCGCGGatcccatgctgctgctggagcacaaGCCCAGCCTGGAGCAGAGTTGCGGCACCACCAGCGTCATTCGCATGGCCAGCGCCATGTCGGCGGCCACGGAGGACTTTACACAGCCGCCGCCCATGaaggttgaggttgaggccACGACGCTGCTACCTCAGCGGTTCTCGACACCCGCCCAGCTGCGTGGACCCAAGAAATTAGTCATCAAACCAAAGgccacagcaacggcaacagcaacagcaacgacgacggcggcggcgataacaaaacaaaagactgaCACCCCATCTTCCTCGAGCGCGGAAccgccagcagccacatccaTATCAAAGCCCGGTGCCACGGAGCTGATTCACATTAAGAGCGAGATCACGGAGCTGCCTACGAGCAGCATCCTCGAGAAGCATCTGACAACGCGGAAGCACTCGACGGTGAACGATGACGATGCGCGGGTGCTGCTGGAGTTTGCCAACTCGAAGCAGCCGTCGACACTCGCCGGTGGCAGCGCCTCCAGCACGACCTTTGTGGTGAATGCCAATTCGGGTTTCCCCTCGGCGGGCTCTGtgtttgccagcagcagcggcgtggTGGGGGCGCAGCTGAAGGCGGGACAAGCGAAGCCGGGCGAGGAGTACATTCTGCCGGACAACAATCTGGAGGTGGATGAAATTGTGATATCCTCCTCGTCTTCCTACGCCTCATCCGTGGCGCAGGTGCATCCATCGTTGCCAGCATCGCTGCAGCCGcccgcagcagccgcctccTTCAACGACTTTAATTTCCTCTACCATCAGACGACGACAACGGCCACAGCGTCCGCGAATTGTGCGTACTTCACGCCCTTTGgccgccagcaacagcagcagcagcagcaacacacgCAGCACGGTGTCAGCGATGCCACGAATGCCGCCACCTTGGCCTCCTCTTCCAGCAATTCCTCGGCAATGGATCACGACTCGATGAATGCCACGTTTCGCGTGGCCAAGACACAGTCGCTGCAGTCCTGGTATCAGCCCGAACAAGAACACGATCCGCAGCATCAGTcggaagcagcaacagcagcgggaggagcGGGTGCCGGAGCCTCCTCCTCTAGCCAGAACCACGAGGGAGCGCAGCCCACAAACTTCAATGCCGCTCTGGCTGCCGTCGATTGTTGCAGCGTGGCCGTCGATGGGGATGTCAAGTATCTGGATTTGGACGCATGCAAGCGAGagcagctgagcagcagcagcaatctgcCATCGGCCTCAGCCTCCACATCGACAACTTCCTCCTCGTTCGCGggagcagcgacagagagcagCCTCGTGGGTGGACTGAACATACGCACCGATGAGAAAATGCCAGCCAAGGGGGAAATCTCAGAGCAGGAGAGCAACTGCGACATCGAGAACTCGTGGAGTCAGTCG GTGTACGGCGACATATCACAGCGTTACTTTAGAAATCAGTTCACTGGCGGCTACAATCCGGACTGGCGGCAGGACTACTATCCGCTGCAGGATCTCAGCGCACAGCAGCGGGAGCACAAGCG TTTCGATTTTAATGCCGCCGATGAGGAGGCCTCAACCAGCTCGCGCAAGAGTCACTTGATTGATGAGCCGCCGGCAGCGGGCACCGCTTCCTCGACGTCTTCGGCATTGCTGGCTGGTCCACCAATCGCTTCAACGTCCCGGGCTGCCGCAGAGGCAGCGGAGGCGGCAGCTGCCACGGCTACGGCATTGGCCCAACGCAAGCCGCATCGTCGCAAGCTGTACAGGTGTCCGCACTGCGACGCGATCTTCGAGAAGCTGAAGGAGCGCAATGCGCACATGATTGGCGAGCACAATTATGTGCGTCAGAATCGACGTTTGATATGcacgcagccgcagcagcaaatggGTGCCGCAATGTTGCCGCCACCAccgtcacagcagcagcagcagcagctgctcatgCATGGCGTTGGCTTGGGCATTGCTGGTGATGAATTTGTGCAAGAGGATTCCAAAGATGGCATTGTCAAGATCAAGCAGGAACAGTGCCAGGACAGGCCGGATGTGGAGCAGCTAGAGACCAGCCCGGAGCTGCTCACCGATGTCAAAGAttcccagctgctgggcattgGCGACGGCGAGGCGGATGGTGACATCAAGCCGCCCAGTCAGCTGGATCAAAAGATGACCCTGCCGCCACTGGCGATGACAACGCCCGCCGCCAAATTGGCAGCTTTATATCGAATGTTGATATCCTACAACGAGTCCAAGCTGGGGCAGGAGCGCAACAATCTCAacgagctggagcagaagGCCATGGAGAAGTCCATCTTTCTGTGCTATGTCTGCCGCACCGATTTCCCCTCCGTGAAGCTCTACGATGCGCATCTGACGGAGCATCCCGCCGAGTGTTTCACCTGTGGCAAGAAATTCTACAGATGGAAGAACTTTTCGCTGCACCTGAAGCGCCACTTGGGCTGGAAGGAGTTTGGCTGCTACGTTTGCGACAAGAAGTTCGTCGTGCGCAGCGCCCTCGTGGAGCACATGCGCATGCACACGGGCCAGACGCCGCTCAAGTGTAAGATATGCG GCAAAAAGTTTAAGCGTTACTCGAACTTGACGCAGCATCGCAAGCGGCACACCAAGGTGATGGTGCGCAAGAAGGAGTACGTGTGCCACTGCGGCGAGGTGTTGCCATCGAAGGCGCGGTTTCTGTGGCACAAGGAGACGCACGACGTGAAGCCCAAGTGCTGTCCGTATTGCTGCGATCGCTTTGTGCATGCCAACTCGCTGCGCCGACACATACGGCTGGCGCATTCGGATAAGTTCGACTATGCCGAGCCCATGGAGTGCCCCATGTGCAAGCAGATCTTTGCCAAGACCTCGATCAAGGCGCACATGGCAACGCACTCGACGGATCCGCAGTACGACTGTGCCATCTGCAACAAGAGCTTCTCCACCAAATGGAATCTCAAGATACACTCGTGGGTGCATGCAAATCGAACGGCGAAACCGTTCAAGTGCGAGTACTGCCCCAAGGCGTTTGTGCGAGAGCTGGACTTCAAGAACCACATCAATGCCCACAAACAGATCAAGCCGTACACCTGCGAATATTGTGGCTGCAAGTTCATACGAAAGTATAACTATATGCGGCACAGACGCGAGCATCATGGCACCAAGAAGTTCACCTGCGACCAGTGCGACAAGTCATTCCATCGGCACTACTATCTGATTGAGCATCGGCGCATGCACACGGGCGAGCGGCCGTTCACGTGCACCATTTGCGGCAAGAGCTCCACCACCAAGACCAATCACAATAAGCATCTGAAGATCCATCATTCGCGCGATCCCTTTACCGTTGAGGTCTAA